The following DNA comes from Nicotiana sylvestris chromosome 10, ASM39365v2, whole genome shotgun sequence.
ACTCGGAGAAATGGCTTATGCTGCTCTTTCATCGCTTATGCATACACTCCAGCAACTCTTTCTACCTAACCAACGTTTAGTTTGTGGAAGCTCTATACAACAACATGCTGAACCTGCTTATCAAAGTCTTTGTGCTATTCAGATTTTCCTTGAGAATAGTACACAGGAAATTCAAGATATTGAAAATCTAAAGGTTTTAGAAAAGAGGATCACAGATGTTGTCCACGAAGCAGAAGATAGAgttgattcaagcctaagaaacaTCATTCTAGCAAATAATGCAGACGATCGAGAAACGACTTGTAAAATCTTCAATAATGAATTGCAACAAGTGGAAAAAGAATTTGATTCTCTCAGGAAAGAGGTGATAGAAAGCAAATGTGTAGAATTAGCAACAACTTCTTCCTCATCAAGGAAGTATGCAACTGAGCAAAATACTGTTGTTGGAATCAAGGATGACTTCAACACCATAACAGATAGCTTCACTGCCCAAACAAATAAGCTAACAGCCATGCCAGTTGTTGGGATGAAGGATGACTTCAACATTATACTGGATCGCCTCACCGTCCAAACAAAatgttaggtgtttgccataattttcttaccatactTGGTTTTCCTATTTGTAGAAGAAAagggcaatataattaccttaattgggttttcctttttgtagaaggaaattataattctcctatatttggctagtcttttttcttgtaggaaaaaatttggagttctataaattgaagatccgtccttctcattcagtagcatccacaatgtagccatagagGCTTGAGAGTAGTATTTAGGGGGAAAACTTTACGAGACAAGTGTTAGTgtatcacttgtgtttgcctcttcgtgaggttgttctctcgatattttgtactctctttttatatagtggattgctcatcttgacggtggacgtaggtcagttgaccgaaccacgttaaatgtttgtgtctcttttggtatatttctcctttgttgtatgatttatcgtcgttcaaggtttGCTTTACTAGATTCCGTATGACACCTGATTTTTACGGTCCTAACAAGTAGTAACAGAGCGAGGTTCAAAACAGGTTTATCTTGGCGGGTTCAGTTCTAGCCAcaacatatttgacgataatcgtgatttttgtctaagaaatttgaccggtgtgctacgcacgttgagacaaactttgtggtggagatttggagatgcaagctgttgaaggctatgtgaagaaggtggatcaaatttattttgtcagaaaattccgGCCAAAGGGGAGAATTATTAGGTGTTtaccataa
Coding sequences within:
- the LOC138880261 gene encoding uncharacterized protein, producing MAYAALSSLMHTLQQLFLPNQRLVCGSSIQQHAEPAYQSLCAIQIFLENSTQEIQDIENLKVLEKRITDVVHEAEDRVDSSLRNIILANNADDRETTCKIFNNELQQVEKEFDSLRKEVIESKCVELATTSSSSRKYATEQNTVVGIKDDFNTITDSFTAQTNKLTAMPVVGMKDDFNIILDRLTVQTKC